A section of the Flavobacterium sp. CG_23.5 genome encodes:
- a CDS encoding ABC transporter ATP-binding protein encodes MIQSIPNKEPIIEIKDLKKSYGDHHVLNGFNMVLYEGENLVIMGKSGSGKSVMIKCLIGLEEHDSGTIMVMGENISELKHSALDDLRTEVGFLFQGSALYDSMTVRENLEFPLRRHKKKFGVIKDTTPLVMEALENVGLAHTLNLMPEELSGGMKRRIALARTLILQPKIILYDEPTTGLDPITAKEILLLMKSVQEKYNTSSIIITHDVDCARVISNRMILLVDGKNYAEGIFDELSVSTDPKVQAFFK; translated from the coding sequence ATGATACAATCAATACCCAATAAGGAACCAATTATAGAAATCAAAGACTTGAAAAAAAGTTACGGGGACCATCATGTATTGAATGGTTTTAACATGGTCTTATATGAAGGTGAAAACTTGGTAATAATGGGAAAATCGGGTTCCGGAAAATCAGTAATGATAAAATGTCTGATTGGATTGGAGGAACACGACAGCGGCACTATTATGGTGATGGGGGAAAATATTAGCGAACTCAAACATTCAGCATTAGATGATCTTCGAACAGAAGTTGGATTTCTTTTTCAAGGAAGTGCACTATATGATTCCATGACCGTTAGGGAAAATTTGGAATTCCCATTACGACGTCATAAAAAAAAGTTCGGAGTCATAAAAGATACAACCCCACTCGTTATGGAAGCCTTGGAAAATGTAGGCTTAGCACATACTTTAAATTTAATGCCCGAAGAACTTTCGGGTGGAATGAAACGCAGAATTGCTTTGGCAAGAACTTTAATTCTCCAGCCGAAAATAATTCTCTATGACGAACCTACAACTGGGTTAGATCCTATTACTGCCAAAGAAATCTTGCTATTAATGAAGTCCGTTCAGGAAAAATACAATACCTCGTCTATCATAATTACGCATGATGTGGATTGTGCCAGAGTGATTTCAAATAGGATGATTTTATTGGTAGATGGGAAGAATTATGCCGAAGGTATTTTTGACGAATTATCTGTTTCGACAGATCCCAAAGTGCAAGCATTTTTTAAATAA
- a CDS encoding MlaE family ABC transporter permease — translation MNSDFKIRKLFENFLLEIGELSYFAGRFFKEVFRRPSEFKEFLRQCFFMGNRSLLLVAVTGFIIGLVFDLQSRPTLQEFGAVSWMPSMISISIIREIGPIITALICAGRIGSGIGAELGSMRVTEQIDAMEVSGTNPFKYLVVTRILATTLMLPILVFFGDAIAIFGSYLVENIKGNVSFLLFFNQVFNASEFSDLIPATIKSFFFGFAIGLVGCFKGYNCKKGTAGVGLAANSAVVFTSMLLFIIDFLAVFITNIFYDL, via the coding sequence ATGAATAGCGATTTTAAAATAAGAAAATTATTTGAAAATTTCTTACTTGAAATAGGTGAGTTATCTTATTTTGCCGGTCGTTTTTTCAAAGAAGTATTTAGACGGCCTTCGGAATTTAAAGAATTTCTTCGTCAATGTTTTTTTATGGGTAATCGCTCCCTTCTTTTGGTTGCAGTCACAGGATTTATCATTGGTTTAGTATTTGATTTACAATCTCGACCTACACTTCAAGAATTTGGTGCAGTTTCCTGGATGCCTTCTATGATAAGTATTTCGATTATTAGAGAAATTGGTCCCATCATAACCGCTTTAATATGTGCAGGTCGAATTGGTTCTGGAATTGGTGCGGAATTAGGTTCAATGAGAGTAACGGAACAAATTGATGCTATGGAAGTGTCAGGTACAAATCCTTTTAAATATCTTGTTGTTACCCGGATTTTAGCCACGACTTTAATGCTTCCTATTCTGGTTTTTTTTGGAGATGCCATTGCTATTTTTGGTTCGTACTTAGTAGAAAACATAAAGGGGAATGTCTCTTTTTTATTGTTTTTCAATCAAGTTTTTAACGCTTCGGAATTTAGTGATTTAATACCCGCAACAATTAAGTCTTTCTTTTTTGGCTTTGCCATAGGATTGGTAGGCTGCTTTAAAGGATATAATTGCAAAAAAGGTACAGCTGGTGTAGGATTAGCAGCCAACTCTGCTGTGGTATTTACCTCAATGCTACTCTTTATCATTGATTTCCTCGCCGTTTTTATAACAAATATTTTTTATGATTTATAA